DNA from Globicephala melas chromosome 11, mGloMel1.2, whole genome shotgun sequence:
TGCCGTCCTGGGACACGACCTCTCTCACCCAAACTGGAAtggcctctctgtgccttccCCACACACAGCACCAGGGGCACCTATACCAGTGCTTATGGCCGGCTCTGTAACCGCCAGTTTTCCTAACTGCCAACCCCACCAAGCTAGTCTTTCTGAGAATCAGGGGTGGGTCTGTGCACCCTGCCTGAGTCCCAGAGTGTCAGCTGGGATGAATAAGCATTTCTCAAGCAAACTGGCAAATGACTGAATGAAGAGAGGCAGTGCAGGTCTCTTCCACCATGGGCCACGATCCTGAGACCCAGGCTGGACAGACCTGTGTTCAAAGAACATCACAGAAAAGACAGCCTAAAGAAACTGCCAGGGCTACGACCCCCTCCTCTAACAAGGCAAGGCCCTTGGGACGGGGGGGTTCACCGTCCCCACGTCCATGTGACCTGAACACCTGCTCTGGTCTCGGAGAAGGGGCCTCTGCCTCTAACATCTAAGCACGGTTAATACCATCTAACGGAAACGTCCGTGTGCTTTTGGCCACCACCCACCATGGCCCCAAACAAAACCCCCAGAGAGACTGGGGGGAGCGGGCAGAGGCTTTGGCTCGGACAGCCGTGCACACGGCAGCGGTGCTGGCTTTGGCTCGGACAGCCGTGCTCACGGCAGCGGTGCTGGCTTTGGCTCGGACAGCCGTGCACACGGCAGCGGTGCTGGCTTTGGCTTGGACAGCCGTGCACACAGCAGTGGTGCTGGCTCTCCCAGGGGCCCTGGCATTACAGCCTCACAAACCTCGAAGTGCAAAGCCCAGGGcgctctgcccctccctctcgcATCGCACACTGATTTGAGATCAAAACCTGGGTTCAGGCAAAGCAGCACTAACGTTTTTAGTTTTCGGTGTGtttcttggcctctctgagcctcaagtgaatgaaataatacctTCTCTGTGGGTTTATACGGCTTCAAGGTGATAGTCCGTGACCCGCGGAGCACCGATTACTGGGTGATTGTCGTGGGTGCCACGAGGGGTAGGGGAGCCCACAGGGTTGGGGCCGTCGTCCCTCGTGCTGTTTCCTCGCGCCCCCCGGCGCGCCCTCACAGGTGGGCAGTGGAGACACCTCGGGGCCTCGAGGCCTGGCACCTCCACCTGGATCACCTGTTCTTCACCCAGGTAGGCCTGTTAAGTCAGAACAAGCATTGTGGTGCCCGTCACCCCACACCCATCAGGGGCCGTTTTGGCACAAAGTGTCCTGCCCCGAGCCCTTGCCAGGAGCGTCCAGGCGCCGCAGACGCAGCACACAGGTCAAGCCTCCTTCAGccactgagcccacgcgcctcagCTCCCGTGGTCCCGCCAGACCTCTCCTTTAAGTAAAACGTTACACTTCCTTCTTCCCCCACTGGAGTGAGTTAGACGAGAGAACGCTGGGAAATCAACTTAAACTGCTCTTCACACCAGCTACTGTCCTTCACATTGAAGCTGAGACTGGAGTTGGGAGATGGCCCTGCGCACCCCCCGGACTTCCCTCTGCTCAAGCAGGGGACTCGCTTTCTCTCCCAGGGAACGTAGTTCACGTCTCCTGCCGTCACTACTCTCCTTCTGGAGGATGGCAGTGGCCTTAAAATAAAGCAGCATCACTGCCAGGGGCAGCCTCCGAACGTGCCTCGTGGCGCCCGTGGGAGCAAGTGGGATCCACACCCCAGCTAAGGGCAGGCGCGGCGTGTGCAGCTGCCCTTCACCTCAGATGCATGCACGTGTGGTGGAGGCGAGACCCCAGGACGAAACAGGCCAGGAGACAGTCCCCAGGGGCAGGTGTGCCCAGCAGGGCCCTCAGGAGTGGCAACCGCGATCACCACACGGTCACCGGGTGGGGCAGCAGGGCCCTGAGATGGCCTGGGGGCAGCAGGGCTACGGGCGAAGAAGGAGCCACAGCAGGGGAATTAGGCAAAAATCCTTCCCTTGTCAAAGAGGACGCGTAGTTCCCAACATATGATGACACAACTGCATATGTATTGTTTAAAATGAGAACAGGTGCGTTCACAAATTACTTCTGGACACTGAAAAATGAACTCTGACTGCTTTTCTTCTGGGCAGCACCTAAACTCTGGCTTTGCAATATTTCAGGTACATTACAGTCTTCTGAGAGAGGCCCAGTACTTCAGAATCCCTGGGGTGGCTGTGGAGAAAGAATGTTACTGGCGACCGATATTAGGACAACATTCCAGGTTACAGGAACAGATCTAGGCGTTCACATTGTACCCGCATTTAAGCCTTCAAGCTGACTCCTAAATACTTCTGTTAACatattcacatttctttttggtttaagGAGAACATTACTTTAGAGCAAACTGCTGTGGCTGTAGGTGAGGAGCTCCGCGGCTGCGCTTTCCTTTCCTGCTGCACGTCTGCGGCCCGCACGAGCGTGGAGCCTGGCCCCCGGCTTGGCCTGACTTCGGCTTTACCCACCACAAGGCACCCCCAAAGCCCGCATCAGAAGCTTCGCGTGGCCCAATGAGACGATCCTTTTCCCGTTGGCTTCCAAAGCCATCGTGACCGAACGCTTTCACCCATGAGGCAGAGTTGATTGGAATAATGAAAAACACTTTTTCAAAAACCATTTCATGAGGTAGCTGAGATCAAATCCCAAAACCACAGCAGACACAAAGGCGCTTAATAAGTGCTCaggcattttaaatgtatttttaagcgCAAACCGTGACAGTGCCTAACGACGCCCTTTCTTCCCAAATCCCAAAGGTGCATGCAAGCCTTGTGACGAGGCCCCCAGGGTGAGAGCAgcggggggctgggaggaggggaagctgGACGGGGGCCGAGGGCGGGCGTCTAGGGTGCTCCCCACACGACCCAAGGGCAGGCGGTTCAGGCAGGCACCACCGAGTAGGGCGCGGAAAGGCAGGGCTGGCCTGGGCAGGGCCGGCTGCAGCAGGGGGCCCTCCACGGCCACCTCCAAGTGCCTTCCAGCAGACCTCGCACGGGGAAAGGCAGTGAGGCCGACGCCGGCAGTGTGGCTTTCACGGCAGCTCCCGCAGCGCGCACATCCAGCActcacgctcacacacacacacacacacacacacacacacacgagcgcGCGCGTGCACACTCCCCAGCCTGCGGCGCAGAAGCTGGGAGTGGGGCTGCTGGGGTCTCGGGGGGGGCCCGGATCCACCGGGACACCCCTTCCTGTCCGCGGGCAGGGGCGCCAAGGGCTCAGCTAGGTCTCCGTGGTGCAGCTGCCGTAGGCCAGAGGAGGTGAGGCCGGGAGGCCACCCCAGCGCCTGGCGCCAGGCGGGGGCTCCGCGCGCCCCTGCTCTTTGTATTTACCCAGAATGCCTCTGGCTTCTTCTGCATCCCGCAAAGGGCTCTCTCCGTACTCCTCCTTCAGCCACTGGCGGAACTGGAGAAGTGAAACAAACCAGGACGTCACACAGCTCATCCCCTACACTCCCACCTGTTACCTGATGGTGTAGGTTTGCCCCTACGAACAGGGGGCCAAGGGGCATCGGGCAGTCAGCTCTGAGGCTGGCCAGCCAGTGTCTAGCAAGAGAAATGACTGCTTCTTCCAGGTTCTGGCCTGAGCACGTGAAAGCAAGCCTGACCAAGGAAACGGTACTTGACCCCaaggcagagaaacagaaactaacatggggCCCGAGGACAGTGGGAAAAGGGGATGACCGCAGTGGCTGGTGGACGAGTGGCCAGTGATACTGCAGAGGGGCTGAAGGGGTGTCCTCGGACCAGCCGACCTCTGGGGGCCTTTCCAGCCTCCACAAGTCTAGGCGGGCACGGAAAGACGGAGGTGTGTTCCCAGCCCCTGAGCACGCTCACCTGACAGACCTGGTGTTCCTCAAACTCCTGCAGCTGCCTCTGGAAGCCCAGGTTGGGGTTTGCACAGGACCTCCCCGCACGCACAGTGCGCAGGGCATCTTCCCAGCCGAAGTCGGTGACCGTCATGATGTATGCGACCACCAGAGTCACACTCCTGGAGACGCCGGCCAGGCTGCAGGGCCAAGAACCACACAGGCAAGGGAGGGTCGGGGACTCTGAAGGCTCACTGCGGAAGCCTGCCTGCCCTGGAGTGCGAGTGCACAGCAAGCCAGCACGTTACTAGGAAACTACTCAGAACATACCAGCTCTCTCTCCTTTGTGACACTAGAATCTCAGGCATCCTTTACCTGTGTAGCCTCatttttttattggttttctaCTGGCTGTGTCTCCGGACACTTCACTGTCTGATTCCCTATTGCTCCTGAGCTCCTCTTCAGATAGTCCCCGTTTCCCTGGACAGATAAAGTAACTAAAGGACATCCAGGGACTGGAGGGGTGCAGGATCTGAGCAACAAACCCAGTTATAATCTGCAGCCGTTCAGACAGCTTCACGTTTTTAGAGTCCGGTTTTCTTAGGGATATAAGGGCCAAGTCTATAACTTAAAAAACTCATTAAACACAGAAGCCCTTACCAAATATTTTGTGATCCTCTTCACATACATAAGCAGAGTGCCAGCGTGGGCACGCTCTGCAGGCCATAACGGTCAATTTTCTCTCACAGGCTGAGTAAGGGACCGATTTTAAATGCACATGCAAATTGCGGCAGTCACAGAGAGGTTGTGCTGCGTCAGACTTGGAGTGCTCAGCAACGGTTTAAGATGGGGAAGTTTagcaaatttctcatttttagaaAAGCCTATCTTCAGATTGACACAACTGTATGAGATACAAATTCCTAGAACATCAGGACTGCacatattcaaatataaataataataacagtaaaaaacCACTCTCAAGTAGCGGTTCTTCCTGCGTATCAGAAAAACTGAGAGAGCGTTAAAAAACATACATACTCTTGGGCTGCACCCGGGCAGATGCTCTCACCAGGCACAGGACTCCAGAGCCCCTTGAAACGGCTCTGCGCCGCAAAGCGTTTTGAAGCAAATGTCACAAAACCTGCACTTTGTGTTTATCACATGTCctgctctttttaaaagtaaaatgaaaatgggCAGCGACGAAACGAGGGCCCACATTCCCTGAGTGCTTGCGACGTGTCAGGCGCGGGGCACCGTGCTTGAGTTCTGTGTCTCAGAGAAGCTTTCTCCGCACGATGTGTGcacaggtgtatgtgtgtgtaccacGCAGACGGCAGCTGAATGCAGGTGGAGAGCTGCATAGGAACTGCTCAATTCTAGGAGTCTATTCAGTTCTCTTTAAAGCAAAAAGTGTAAGCCCCAAACACGTAAAAGCTCCAATCTATAAACTGAGAAGAAATGGTCATTTTGGTGTGACACCCACACGTGCAATCTAAACTCTCCAGCAAGAAGCAGTGCTTTGAATGGGCACCGGGCAGAGCCCATACTCTGTCGGGATCTCGGAGGAAGGCTGGAAAAGGAGTTTCTGTGTCGTGACCTCAACAGTCCCTGCAGAAACCtaactgagaaaatgaaaatcctaagtgaaaaggaaagaaaaaatgtacgTTTCTCTTTGCACAAAAGCAAAGGACGACTAACAAGCAGGTGGGGTCAGGTGGGGTGTGCACTGGGCGTTTGGGGGAGGTAAGCAGAACAGGCCAGGGGTCATCCGGCAGGGGCACACGTACCAGTGAACAAGGCAGCCCTCACCTCGCAGGCGGCACTCGTGGATGAATTGAATACTTTCTTTGAAATGTCTTGTCCTGGGGTGAGGAAAAAGGAGAGACGTGACATCTCTGTACTTTACTCAACACATGATGAAAAGAAAACTCCACTGAGGTTTATTGTAAAGGTCTTGAGTTCACAGCTTCAGACCCCAGCCACCGACCGGGGCTAGAACGGCCTCGGCTTTGAATCCGACCCACACCGCTGAGGTCCGGGAGGGCAGCCCATCCGCTGGAATTGTCAGAAGTTCTCTGCAAGGGATCCCTGAAACACACAGTTGCCACTGACTTGTTGGGGGGTGGGTCCTGCCCAGCCCCATGGTCGGTTTGGGTCCCTCAACACTCAGCAGTACCGTGACCTGCTTACCAGCCACCCAGGCGAGGGAGGTGCCCACCCAGTGTGGGCTCCCTGAGCCCTAAAGCCAGTTCACTTCTGACCGTCTGTGGATAGGTCCTGTCTGCCCGTCCTCCAGGCCGGGGAAGGGGAACTGCTGCTCCAGTCCCGCTCGGCCTCACTGGATATGGGACTTCGGGAATATCACCTGGCTTCCCTTAACCTCACTTAGAAAGTGGGAGCTATGTGTCACAGGCTGGGACGAAGAAACATATAACCATGTGCTTTGCAAACTCTGAGGTCCTGCATGAAGATGAAACCATGATCTTTTCTCCTGACCCTCGGCTTTTATAGGACCCCCTTCCCCTGTCCCCGGTTCCTGCCCAGCTGTGTGCACCAGCATGTTCTAGATGGGTAGGTGGGTTAAGTACACGTACTCTGAGGGGAACTACAGAGGACGTGCTTTTCGATGTCTCCTGCCTTTGAATGGCTTATAATGCAGCAAAACACCTAAAGATGCCCATGGACTAAAGTCACAACACCTACTGAGTACTGATTATTTAGCAGGGACTCTGCTAAGATGCAAGAGATTCAGAGCTGAATAAAATGTGGTTCTCAGCCACACAAACTAGGTCTGCTGTCTCATGTCAGGGTGAATGAATCCAGTAAGAATGGGGAAATTCAGGTGGTGGGACAAACCAACTCAGCCAGCTATCGACTGCAGAGGAAACTCAGCAACCTAAGTGCCGGTGCCCGGCTAGATTAGGGCAGCTGGCACAGAGGAAACTCTAGTGGCAGGCCTGATGCCGCCATGTGTGGAGGGGCCAGGCTCCCACCCGCAGACTCTAGACTCTCACCTGAAACCTGACTATAGAGCAGGGCAAGGGGTGCTTCTGCTGACTTTCCCAGGGGCAAACGCTCCAGGTGTAAACGTACAAAGTAAGCAGGGCGCCGCGACGCTACTCCCCCAACCGACCTGTTGTAAAACAGGCAAGGAAAGATTCCTGCTGTGATCCTGAAATCCGAGGAGACCTCCTCGGAGCAGGGCTGTGAGGCAGAAGCCAGGAAGCCCAGGCAGCAGAGCAGGGAGGGGCGGAGGGTGTGGCCCTGGAGGCGAGGCTGCCCGTGCACAGGCAGGAGTGACGGTCCGGGGCGGGGAGCGCCCGCCCATCCTGTCTCTCAGCAGGCGGAGCTGGCGGTGAACTCTTCTGATGATTGGGAAGTGCTGGGGCTGAGGGGGTCTCCTCTGTCACCCTGAGGCTGTCGGGGCAGCAGTTCCCAGTCCCTCGGAGGCCCGTCTTCCCTCCAGTTCCGGCCACAGAGAAGTAAAGGGGAGGCTGTGGGCTGGGGGCCCCTCCTGATAAAAGGAAGGGCATCTCTGCCCCAGGCTTCCTGCCAGGGGACTGGGAAGTGGCTCATGCCCAGAGTTGCGTCAGCCGCTCTGCGACCACAGGTGGCAGGCCTCCGGGGTGGAAGGGGGCTCCAGGAGCTGCTGCCCAGACCTGGAGCACCCACCCCAGGCTTCTTGGGCAGGGAGTGAAGTAAATCAATGTCTTTATAACTTAAAACACTGTCAATCAGATATTCTGCTATTTACAGCCAAGCACTGTCTACCTGATATTAACAAGTGCAACGGTTTTAAAGACACTGAGCCACTCATGTGGCCGAGGAGTGGCTACAGGCGGCCCGTCCACCCTCTGCCTCGTGGTATCCCACGCAGACACGCCAGAGGGTGGGCAGGTTTGACTGCAGGTCCAGGGCTAGGCAGTTCGCCCAGGACCCAGGCTCATCTCAACTGCAGGCTAGTGGCCTCCGTACCCTAGGCTGGCCACACTGCAGTATCCAAGGGTTCCCAAGAGGCCTCTCCACGCCTGCAGCCCATGCTCTAGCCTGTGCTCTGTGGGGCTCTTTCTGGCCCAGGAGAGCTGTGTCTGAGATGAGACAGGTGGGAAGAACGCCCTCCAAGCAAAGGAAGAGCGAAGCAGGAAACGAGAGACGACGGCCTGAGCGCGTGGGGAGCACGGACGGCCTCGGAACACACTGTGGAGGCTACGCCAGGCGGGTGGCTTGTCCCCGGGACCTGTCGGCCCTGGGGAGGCCACCGACACCTTACAGAGACGACAAGTGAGCCCCTTTACTGAAACCCCAGGGTGGGAACCTCTTCTGTCCGCCTTTCACGCCTGCATGTCCAAAATCACACGCAGGATGAAACCCAGGCCCTAAATAAGGCGTGGCGCTGGGCTCAAGGGCCAGGTTTGCCACACCTCAGCACGAGAGACTGAGGCGGGCTGTGCTCAGCAGGGAAACGTCTGAAGTGGCCGGAGCCCAGAGCGCGCGTGCGAGGGGCCCCCCGACAAGGGAGCTGTGAGGAGGGTCTCCCCCCAGCCTCTCCTCTTTCGGCTGTGTCTGCATCAGGCGTCAAGTCCAGGAAAAACCCACCGATGGCTCCTGCCCATCGCTGTGTTGGGACAAGGGCTCCGGCCCAGGAGCTTAATGATGCCCACGGAGGGCCCGCTCGGAGCCCCACCTCGAAACCTGACTCATGGGCAAGACCGGACACGAGACCAAGCCGGACAGACACTCCTGGAAGTGCCTCTTCCAAGGAAAGCCAGGAGGCAGGTGCGCTCAGCGCTCCTGGGGTAGGTTATTTCCAGGGAAGCTCGTGACATAAGCCCCGGCCCGGCCATCACACCCCCTCCTCCACAGTGGGAAATACCCAGGGCTCCGGGCCGCACGTTGCCCGACGCTGGGTCAAAGCAGAAGCCAGAGGGAAGCGCATCCGCCGCAGGCTTCCCCTGGACGCCGGCTCCCTGTTCCTGCTCTTCGTGCTGCACCTTTACTTCCACACAAAGACACGCGGCCAAGCTCTGCCGGAGGACAGCCACCTGGGCGCGTCCAAAAGGACGCGTGCCGACACGTGCGCGTGGCTGCCAGCGTGGAGCTGCCGACAATCGCCGAGAGCACGGGGGCCGGGCGAGAGACGCCCTCCCGTGGGGCTGGTACACAGCCCGGCAGCTGTGCCGCtgtccccttcttcctcctccccagt
Protein-coding regions in this window:
- the DUSP22 gene encoding dual specificity protein phosphatase 22 isoform X4; its protein translation is MGNGMNKILPGLYIGSFKDARDAEQLSKNQVTHILSVHDSARPALEGVKYLCIPAADSPSQNLTRHFKESIQFIHECRLRGEGCLVHCLAGVSRSVTLVVAYIMTVTDFGWEDALRTVRAGRSCANPNLGFQRQLQEFEEHQVCQFRQWLKEEYGESPLRDAEEARGILATPGILKYWASLRRL
- the DUSP22 gene encoding dual specificity protein phosphatase 22 isoform X2; its protein translation is MGNGMNKILPGLYIGSFKDARDAEQLSKNQVTHILSVHDSARPALEGVKYLCIPAADSPSQNLTRHFKESIQFIHECRLRVRFLQGLLRSRHRNSFSSLPPRSRQSMGSARCPFKALLLAGEFRLHVLAGVSRSVTLVVAYIMTVTDFGWEDALRTVRAGRSCANPNLGFQRQLQEFEEHQVCQFRQWLKEEYGESPLRDAEEARGILATPGILKYWASLRRL
- the DUSP22 gene encoding dual specificity protein phosphatase 22 isoform X1, which produces MGNGMNKILPGLYIGSFKDARDAEQLSKNQVTHILSVHDSARPALEGVKYLCIPAADSPSQNLTRHFKESIQFIHECRLRVRFLQGLLRSRHRNSFSSLPPRSRQSMGSARCPFKALLLAGEFRLHVLAGVSRSVTLVVAYIMTVTDFGWEDALRTVRAGRSCANPNLGFQRQLQEFEEHQVCQFRQWLKEEYGESPLRDAEEARGILGKYKEQGRAEPPPGARRWGGLPASPPLAYGSCTTET
- the DUSP22 gene encoding dual specificity protein phosphatase 22 isoform X3, with the translated sequence MGNGMNKILPGLYIGSFKDARDAEQLSKNQVTHILSVHDSARPALEGVKYLCIPAADSPSQNLTRHFKESIQFIHECRLRGEGCLVHCLAGVSRSVTLVVAYIMTVTDFGWEDALRTVRAGRSCANPNLGFQRQLQEFEEHQVCQFRQWLKEEYGESPLRDAEEARGILGKYKEQGRAEPPPGARRWGGLPASPPLAYGSCTTET